From the Acidobacteriota bacterium genome, one window contains:
- the rsfS gene encoding ribosome silencing factor produces MKQVKTITEKPQDTKAVLQRICDIISDKKGEEILLLDVSDIASFTSYLLICEGRNLRQNQAIADAVVERLKKEYGLRPSHIEGKGDAKWILLDYLEFVIHIFKPETRDFYSIDKLWGDGTRLEVSA; encoded by the coding sequence ATGAAACAAGTCAAGACGATCACTGAGAAACCGCAAGACACCAAGGCCGTCCTGCAACGCATCTGCGACATCATCAGCGATAAAAAAGGAGAAGAGATCCTGCTCCTGGACGTCTCCGATATCGCTTCCTTCACCTCTTATCTGCTCATTTGCGAAGGCCGCAATCTGCGCCAGAACCAGGCCATCGCCGATGCCGTGGTGGAGAGGCTGAAGAAGGAATACGGCCTGCGTCCCAGCCACATCGAGGGCAAAGGCGACGCCAAGTGGATCCTGCTCGACTACCTGGAATTCGTCATCCACATCTTCAAGCCGGAGACGCGCGACTTCTACAGCATCGACAAGCTGTGGGGCGACGGCACCCGGCTGGAAGTGTCGGCCTGA
- the nadD gene encoding nicotinate (nicotinamide) nucleotide adenylyltransferase — protein sequence MKVGILGGTFDPIHAGHLYLARHVLRMQTLDQVLLLIARRPPHKRQRSLAGPYHRFAMAALATQDDNLLRPCSWELKRPAPSYTIDALRHFRSRHPAWRLTFIAGSDSLRDLHSWRDYAKLLEEFSFTFVQRPGETVDLTTLKLPAPLRERITVADASMPLDIRPGASLLICLDAPDVSSTRLRQTLSSGGIPENGAVPDPVLRYARKFGLYETSQDDH from the coding sequence GTGAAGGTAGGCATATTGGGCGGAACCTTCGACCCCATTCATGCCGGACATCTCTACTTGGCCCGCCATGTCCTGCGCATGCAGACGCTGGATCAAGTGCTGCTGCTGATCGCGCGGCGTCCGCCCCACAAGCGGCAGCGCTCCCTGGCGGGTCCGTATCACCGCTTCGCCATGGCGGCCCTGGCCACTCAGGACGACAACCTCTTACGTCCCTGCTCGTGGGAATTGAAGCGTCCGGCGCCCAGTTACACCATCGACGCCCTGCGCCATTTCCGCAGCCGCCATCCGGCCTGGAGACTGACCTTCATCGCCGGAAGCGACTCCCTCAGGGACCTGCATTCCTGGAGGGACTATGCTAAACTTCTGGAAGAGTTCAGTTTCACTTTTGTTCAGCGTCCTGGAGAGACGGTTGATTTGACAACGCTGAAACTTCCTGCCCCGTTGCGCGAGAGGATCACAGTTGCCGACGCCTCGATGCCTCTCGACATCCGCCCGGGAGCTTCACTGCTCATCTGCTTGGACGCGCCGGACGTGAGTTCGACCCGTCTGCGCCAAACTCTCTCATCCGGCGGGATCCCGGAGAACGGAGCCGTACCCGACCCCGTGCTCCGCTATGCCCGCAAATTCGGGTTGTATGAAACAAGTCAAGACGATCACTGA
- the obgE gene encoding GTPase ObgE, producing the protein MFIDQATIHVKAGDGGNGVVAFRREKYVPKGGPSGGDGGRGGDVFLESSENLNTLLPFRYKRHFKAQRGRHGEGSKRKGADGQSLVLEVPVGTLVFDGDSPLDEPIIDFTRPGQKVRVAKGGDGGRGNARFATSTNQAPRRCEDGWEGQERHLRLELKVLADVGLLGYPNAGKSTLISRLSAAKPKIADYPFTTLTPNLGVVPYGEYGSFVMADIPGLIEGASEGSGLGHQFLRHVERTRVLVHLVDVSALGPEDPGEAFRAINRELELYDAQMLERPMLAVASKADAADSQRQQAFQSFCRREGIPCFAVSSVQGQGLEKLKHAIVRALKHSIEEDGERGEEAELAGEWSQEEGWNE; encoded by the coding sequence GTGTTCATCGATCAAGCCACCATTCACGTCAAGGCCGGCGACGGCGGCAACGGCGTCGTGGCCTTCCGCCGCGAAAAGTACGTCCCCAAGGGAGGCCCCTCGGGCGGCGACGGCGGACGCGGCGGCGACGTCTTCCTGGAAAGCAGCGAGAACCTCAACACGCTGCTCCCCTTCCGCTATAAGCGCCACTTCAAGGCCCAGCGCGGACGTCACGGCGAAGGCAGCAAGCGCAAAGGCGCCGATGGCCAGAGCCTGGTGCTGGAGGTGCCGGTGGGCACGCTGGTCTTCGACGGCGATTCGCCTCTGGACGAACCCATCATCGATTTCACCCGGCCCGGGCAGAAGGTGAGAGTGGCCAAAGGCGGCGACGGCGGACGCGGCAATGCCCGCTTCGCCACCTCCACCAACCAGGCGCCCCGCCGCTGCGAGGACGGATGGGAGGGCCAAGAACGCCACCTGCGGCTGGAGCTGAAGGTGCTGGCCGACGTGGGTCTGTTGGGCTATCCCAACGCCGGCAAATCGACCCTCATCTCGCGCCTCTCGGCCGCCAAGCCCAAGATCGCCGACTATCCCTTCACCACCCTGACCCCCAATCTGGGAGTGGTGCCCTATGGCGAGTACGGCAGCTTCGTGATGGCCGATATTCCCGGTTTGATCGAGGGAGCCAGCGAGGGCAGCGGACTGGGACACCAGTTCTTGCGCCACGTCGAGCGGACGCGCGTTCTGGTCCACCTGGTGGACGTCTCGGCCCTGGGTCCCGAGGACCCCGGCGAGGCCTTCCGGGCCATCAACCGCGAACTCGAGCTTTATGATGCGCAAATGCTGGAAAGACCCATGCTGGCGGTGGCCTCCAAGGCCGACGCCGCCGACTCCCAACGGCAGCAGGCCTTCCAGAGCTTCTGCCGCCGGGAGGGCATTCCCTGCTTTGCCGTCTCTTCCGTGCAAGGCCAAGGACTCGAGAAGCTCAAGCACGCCATTGTCAGGGCCCTCAAGCACTCTATTGAAGAGGACGGAGAGCGCGGCGAAGAGGCCGAATTGGCTGGAGAATGGAGCCAGGAGGAGGGCTGGAACGAGTGA